The proteins below come from a single Malus domestica chromosome 03, GDT2T_hap1 genomic window:
- the LOC103407964 gene encoding protein NDR1, which yields MADPSGGFCGCCFSFIFTLGLTALSMWLSLRTSNPKCTIHSFYLPALNRTLNDTKNTTLFVALRLKNTNSDKGVYYDAVNLTFRLLPNATSMPVATSAVPRFYQGRKKTATKKVIVGPQEGLNWTAVSSGVHPNGSVSFRVDLATAVRFKIIFWKTKRHRLNVGADVLVNDSGGKVSEKDIKLSAAPDHHLIGFFSGQVGVLSNFLVLILLKFL from the coding sequence ATGGCGGATCCATCAGGCGGGTTCTGCGGCTGCTGCTTCAGCTTCATATTCACCCTCGGCCTCACAGCCCTCTCCATGTGGCTGAGCCTGCGCACCTCCAACCCCAAGTGCACCATCCACTCATTTTACCTTCCTGCCCTCAATCGGACACTAAACGACACCAAAAACACCACCCTCTTCGTCGCTCTCCGGCTCAAAAACACCAACAGTGACAAGGGAGTTTACTATGACGCCGTCAACCTCACCTTCCGGCTGCTGCCCAATGCCACCAGCATGCCCGTAGCAACTTCTGCTGTGCCCCGGTTCTACCAGGGCCGCAAGAAGACGGCCACCAAGAAGGTGATCGTGGGCCCCCAAGAGGGGCTCAACTGGACGGCGGTGTCCAGTGGGGTCCATCCCAATGGGAGTGTGAGTTTCAGGGTGGATTTGGCCACTGCTGTGAGGTTCAAGATCATATTTTGGAAGACCAAGAGGCACAGGCTGAATGTTGGGGCTGACGTGCTGGTCAATGACTCCGGTGGGAAAGTCAGCGAGAAGGATATCAAGCTCTCTGCTGCACCAGACCATCACCTGATTGGTTTCTTTTCTGGGCAGGTGGGGGTTTTGTCCAATttcctggttttgattttgcTCAAATTTttgtga
- the LOC139194783 gene encoding uncharacterized protein, which yields MANLVKLEYAALDITGNNYLTWVLDTKIHLEAGNLGDTIREESSSSSQDWAKAMIFIRRHLDEALKSEYLTVEDLLALWEALRSRYNHQTTVILPKALYEWSHLRIQDFKLVVEYNYALFRITSQMKLCGDTITEEMLLEKTYSTFHANNVLLQQQYRARGYTEYNQLISVLLVAEQNNELLMKNHNSRPTGSAPFLKVNAASLEVNATSSGGDNHK from the coding sequence atggcgaacTTGGTGAAGCTTGAATatgctgccctggacattaccGGGAATaattaccttacctgggtactggataccaagatccatctggaagcagggaatcttggagataccattaGGGAAGAAAGCagctcatcctctcaagatTGGGCAaaggccatgatctttattcgccgccatcttgatgaggcactaaagagcgagtacttaacggttgaagatctgTTAGCTCTCTGGGAGGCCTTGAGaagcagatacaatcaccagacaacggtgattcttccaaaagcTCTCTATGAGTGGTCTCACCTGAGAATCCAGGATTTCAAATTAGTGGTAGAGTACAATTATGCGTTGTTCAGgattacctctcagatgaaaCTTTGTGGGGATACCATTACTGAGGAAATGTTGCTGGAAAAGACTTACAGCACATTTCATGCCAATAATGTGCTCCTGCAGCAGCAGTATAGAGCGCGAGGCTacactgaatacaaccagctgatatctgttctcctggtagctgaacagaataatgagctcctgatgaaaaaccataattctCGACCTACTGGATCTGCACCATTCCTAAAAGTGAATGCTGCTTCCCTCGAAGTGAACGCCACATCCTCTGGTGGCGATAATCATAAATGA
- the LOC103429282 gene encoding protein NDR1-like, protein MWLSVDTKRSTLFVTLRLKNTNNDKRVLYDAVNHTFRWHRMDRRCFNIIFTLGLTALSMWLSLRTSNPKCTIHSFYLPALNRTLNDTKNTTLFVALRLKNTNSEKGVYYDAANLTFRLLPNATSMPVATSAVPRFYQGHKKTATKNLVVGPQEWLNWTAVFSGVHPNGSVNFRVDLATAVRFKIMFWKTKRHRLNVGADVLVNDSGGKVNEKDIKLSAAPDHHLIGFFSGQVGVLSNFLVLILLNFL, encoded by the exons ATGTGGCTGAGCGTCGACACCAAAAGGTCCACCCTCTTCGTCACCCTCCGGCTCAAAAACACCAACAATGACAAGAGAGTTTTATACGACGCCGTCAACCACACCTTCCGGTGGCACAGAATGGACAG GCGCTGCTTCAACATCATATTCACCCTCGGCCTCACAGCCCTCTCCATGTGGCTGAGCCTCCGCACCTCCAACCCCAAGTGCACCATCCACTCATTTTACCTTCCTGCCCTCAACCGGACCCTAAACGACACCAAAAACACGACCCTCTTCGTCGCCCTCCGGCTCAAAAACACCAACAGTGAAAAGGGAGTTTATTATGATGCCGCCAACCTCACCTTCCGGCTGCTGCCCAATGCCACCAGCATGCCCGTAGCAACTTCTGCTGTGCCCCGGTTCTACCAGGGCCACAAGAAGACGGCCACCAAGAACTTGGTCGTGGGCCCCCAAGAGTGGCTCAACTGGACGGCAGTGTTCAGTGGGGTCCACCCCAATGGGAGTGTGAATTTCAGGGTGGATTTGGCCACTGCTGTGAGGTTCAAGATCATGTTTTGGAAGACCAAGAGGCACAGGCTGAATGTTGGTGCTGACGTGCTGGTCAATGACTCCGGCGGGAAAGTCAACGAGAAGGATATCAAGCTCTCTGCTGCACCAgatcatcacctgattggtttCTTTTCTGGGCAGGTGGGGGTTTTGTccaatttcttggttttgattttgctcaattttttgtga